In a single window of the Pongo abelii isolate AG06213 chromosome 1, NHGRI_mPonAbe1-v2.0_pri, whole genome shotgun sequence genome:
- the NGF gene encoding beta-nerve growth factor isoform X3: MSMLFYTLITAFLIGIQAEPHSESNVPAGHTIPQAHWTKLQHSLDTALRRARSTPAAAIAARVAGQTCNITVDPRLFKKRRLRSPRVLFSTQPPPEAADTQDLDFEVGGAARFNRTHRSKRSSSHPIFHRGEFSVCDSVSVWVGDKTTATDIKGKEVMVLGEVNINNSVFKQYFFETKCRDPNPVDSGCRGIDSKHWNSYCTTTHTFVKALTMDGKQAAWRFIRIDTACVCVLSRKAVRRA; encoded by the coding sequence ATGTCCATGTTGTTCTACACTCTGATCACAGCTTTTCTGATCGGCATACAGGCGGAACCACACTCAGAGAGCAATGTCCCTGCAGGACACACCATCCCCCAAGCCCACTGGACTAAACTTCAGCATTCCCTTGACACCGCCCTTCGCAGAGCCCGCAGCACCCCGGCAGCGGCGATAGCTGCACGTGTGGCAGGGCAGACCTGCAACATTACTGTGGACCCCAGGCTGTTTAAAAAGCGGCGACTCCGTTCACCCCGTGTGCTGTTTAGCACCCAGCCCCCACCtgaagctgcagacactcaggaTCTGGACTTCGAGGTCGGTGGTGCTGCCCGCTTCAACAGGACTCACAGGAGCAAGCGGTCATCATCCCACCCCATCTTCCACAGGGGCGAATTCTCGGTGTGTGACAGTGTCAGCGTGTGGGTTGGGGATAAGACCACCGCCACAGACATCAAGGGCAAGGAGGTGATGGTGTTGGGAGAGGTGAACATTAACAACAGTGTATTCAAACAGTACTTTTTTGAGACCAAGTGCCGGGACCCAAATCCCGTTGACAGCGGGTGCCGGGGCATTGACTCAAAGCACTGGAACTCATATTGTACCACAACTCACACCTTTGTCAAGGCGCTGACCATGGATGGCAAGCAGGCTGCCTGGCGGTTTATCCGGATCGACacggcctgtgtgtgtgtgctcagcAGGAAGGCTGTGAGAAGAGCCTGA
- the NGF gene encoding beta-nerve growth factor isoform X1 — MASSNGHFNEVLASGRAVQGAGWHAGPKLSSASGPNNSFTKGAAFYPGHTEVRSVMSMLFYTLITAFLIGIQAEPHSESNVPAGHTIPQAHWTKLQHSLDTALRRARSTPAAAIAARVAGQTCNITVDPRLFKKRRLRSPRVLFSTQPPPEAADTQDLDFEVGGAARFNRTHRSKRSSSHPIFHRGEFSVCDSVSVWVGDKTTATDIKGKEVMVLGEVNINNSVFKQYFFETKCRDPNPVDSGCRGIDSKHWNSYCTTTHTFVKALTMDGKQAAWRFIRIDTACVCVLSRKAVRRA, encoded by the exons ATGGCCTCATCTAATGGACACTTTAATGA AGTTTTGGCCAGTGGTCGTGCAGTCCAAGGGGCTGGATGGCATGCTGGACCCAAGCTCAGCTCAGCGTCCGGACCCAATAACAGTTTTACCAAGGGAGCAGCTTTCTATCCTGGCCACACTGAG gTGCGTAGCGTAATGTCCATGTTGTTCTACACTCTGATCACAGCTTTTCTGATCGGCATACAGGCGGAACCACACTCAGAGAGCAATGTCCCTGCAGGACACACCATCCCCCAAGCCCACTGGACTAAACTTCAGCATTCCCTTGACACCGCCCTTCGCAGAGCCCGCAGCACCCCGGCAGCGGCGATAGCTGCACGTGTGGCAGGGCAGACCTGCAACATTACTGTGGACCCCAGGCTGTTTAAAAAGCGGCGACTCCGTTCACCCCGTGTGCTGTTTAGCACCCAGCCCCCACCtgaagctgcagacactcaggaTCTGGACTTCGAGGTCGGTGGTGCTGCCCGCTTCAACAGGACTCACAGGAGCAAGCGGTCATCATCCCACCCCATCTTCCACAGGGGCGAATTCTCGGTGTGTGACAGTGTCAGCGTGTGGGTTGGGGATAAGACCACCGCCACAGACATCAAGGGCAAGGAGGTGATGGTGTTGGGAGAGGTGAACATTAACAACAGTGTATTCAAACAGTACTTTTTTGAGACCAAGTGCCGGGACCCAAATCCCGTTGACAGCGGGTGCCGGGGCATTGACTCAAAGCACTGGAACTCATATTGTACCACAACTCACACCTTTGTCAAGGCGCTGACCATGGATGGCAAGCAGGCTGCCTGGCGGTTTATCCGGATCGACacggcctgtgtgtgtgtgctcagcAGGAAGGCTGTGAGAAGAGCCTGA